One Argonema galeatum A003/A1 DNA window includes the following coding sequences:
- a CDS encoding CHAT domain-containing protein, giving the protein MPKKQSVLLHYIQSLAKQARQIIGFTKLQNLKRSCAIFWGLGIVLSAHCIFTEPAISKESLDWLNFSYNLTQSNSIKTLITQNYISSDARQLLQQGKSLYQAEKFSDALRIWQEAETIFAAKKDVLNQALALNFISLAYQKLGNWENAKRAILSSLNILQTVRNAGRERAQILGIALNTQGRLQLSLGQPEDALTSLQQATAAYTQAGDEAGITGSTINLAQTLQTLGFSRRASKTLEDLEKRLQNQPDSPIKSTGLLTLANALRISGDLDKSLQICQQSLAIAQRLQSPPDIGIALLNLGNIERSLAKRVEDFAADSEDREEVEQKIKLALEYYRQAANISNYGTTRLQANLNQLSLLVDSKQRSEAQVLQSEIQSEITQLPPSQIAIYARINLAQSLMKLKLGTGEQAITNYQDIAQLLAKASQEAKSLGDKRAESFALGNLGELYEQAKQFDSAQQLTQQALLLAQANNAEDIAYRWQWQLGRLLKAEGRTQDAITAYTEAVITLQSLRSDLATINPDVQFSFRDSVEPVYRQLFDLLLQPPPVSPPVHEGGGKGEVSQKNLVQARNVIESLQLAELDNFFREACLDAIPELIDKIDRTAAVIYPVILDDRIEVILSLPQQPLRNYTTQIEQKQVESTLNDLRQALGIRHSNQEERLRLSQQVYDWLIRPIETELKTSGVQTLVFVLDGSLRNIPMAALYNGDRYLVEQYSIALTPGLQLLKRQPLTRGRLRALAGGLSESRQGFSALPGVRAELALVNAEVRGTTRLLNQEFTSATLESEVRAVPFPVVHLATHGQFSSNFQNTFILAWDGPINVKQLDELLRSKNPRIPRPIELLVLSACETATGDKRAALGLAGVAVRAGASSTLATLWRVSDSSTAALMTEFYQKLANPGISKAEALRSAQISLLQNRNFRNPYFWAPYVLVGNWL; this is encoded by the coding sequence ATGCCTAAAAAACAATCTGTACTTTTACATTATATACAATCTCTGGCCAAACAAGCTAGGCAGATTATTGGATTTACCAAATTACAGAATCTGAAACGGAGTTGTGCCATATTTTGGGGTTTAGGGATAGTACTTTCGGCACACTGCATATTCACAGAGCCAGCAATTTCCAAAGAAAGTTTGGATTGGCTAAATTTTAGTTATAATTTAACACAAAGTAATTCAATTAAAACACTAATAACTCAAAATTATATATCCTCAGATGCTCGGCAATTGTTGCAACAAGGGAAATCATTATACCAGGCAGAAAAGTTTTCGGATGCTCTCAGAATATGGCAGGAAGCAGAAACAATCTTTGCAGCTAAAAAAGATGTGTTAAATCAAGCTTTAGCACTTAATTTTATTTCATTGGCTTATCAAAAACTTGGGAATTGGGAGAATGCCAAAAGAGCTATATTATCCAGTTTAAATATTCTGCAAACAGTAAGAAATGCAGGTCGAGAACGGGCGCAAATTCTTGGTATTGCCTTAAACACCCAAGGTCGTCTCCAACTGTCTTTAGGACAACCAGAAGACGCTCTAACTAGCTTGCAACAAGCTACTGCTGCATACACGCAAGCAGGCGATGAAGCCGGGATTACTGGCAGCACAATCAACTTGGCCCAAACTCTACAAACTCTGGGATTTTCTCGTCGAGCATCCAAAACATTAGAAGATTTAGAAAAACGTCTGCAAAATCAACCCGATTCTCCGATCAAATCCACAGGATTGCTGACGCTTGCTAACGCCCTTCGCATTAGTGGCGATCTAGACAAATCCCTGCAAATATGTCAACAAAGTTTGGCAATAGCCCAACGCTTACAATCTCCTCCAGATATCGGTATCGCTTTGCTCAATTTGGGTAATATCGAAAGAAGCTTAGCCAAAAGAGTAGAAGATTTCGCAGCAGATTCCGAGGACAGAGAAGAAGTAGAACAAAAAATTAAACTAGCTTTAGAATACTACCGACAAGCGGCAAACATATCTAATTATGGAACTACACGGCTTCAGGCAAACTTAAATCAACTGAGCTTATTAGTGGATAGCAAACAGCGGTCTGAGGCTCAAGTGTTGCAGTCTGAAATTCAGTCTGAAATTACTCAATTACCCCCCAGTCAGATCGCAATTTACGCTCGAATTAACTTGGCTCAAAGTTTGATGAAGCTGAAACTGGGGACTGGGGAACAAGCAATAACTAATTACCAAGATATCGCTCAACTTTTAGCTAAAGCTTCTCAGGAGGCAAAAAGTTTGGGAGATAAGCGAGCTGAATCTTTCGCACTCGGAAATCTTGGCGAATTGTACGAACAAGCTAAGCAATTTGATAGCGCCCAACAGTTAACTCAGCAAGCGCTACTTTTGGCTCAGGCGAATAATGCAGAGGATATTGCTTATCGGTGGCAATGGCAGTTGGGACGTTTGCTCAAAGCTGAAGGCCGAACTCAGGATGCTATTACAGCTTACACTGAAGCGGTTATCACTTTACAATCCCTCCGCAGCGATTTAGCTACTATCAATCCAGACGTTCAGTTTTCCTTTCGGGATAGTGTGGAACCCGTCTATCGGCAGCTATTCGATTTGCTTTTGCAACCCCCCCCTGTGTCCCCCCCCGTACACGAGGGGGGAGGAAAGGGGGAGGTGAGTCAAAAAAACCTGGTTCAAGCCCGTAACGTTATTGAATCTCTACAATTAGCTGAACTGGATAATTTTTTCCGGGAAGCTTGTCTGGATGCAATACCAGAATTGATTGATAAGATCGATCGCACGGCGGCTGTTATCTATCCAGTTATTTTAGACGATCGAATAGAAGTAATTCTCAGTCTCCCGCAGCAGCCTCTGCGTAACTACACCACACAAATTGAACAGAAGCAGGTTGAAAGTACCCTTAACGATCTCAGACAAGCCTTGGGTATTCGTCACTCCAACCAAGAGGAGCGCTTGCGTCTTTCTCAACAGGTGTATGACTGGCTGATTCGGCCCATCGAGACAGAATTAAAGACGAGTGGGGTACAAACGTTGGTGTTTGTATTAGATGGTTCGTTGCGGAATATCCCAATGGCTGCTCTCTACAACGGCGATCGGTATTTGGTGGAACAGTATAGCATTGCCCTGACTCCAGGTTTGCAGTTGCTAAAGCGACAACCGCTGACGCGAGGTAGGCTGAGGGCTTTGGCTGGTGGATTGAGCGAGTCGCGCCAGGGGTTTTCTGCTCTACCTGGTGTGAGAGCAGAATTGGCGCTAGTGAATGCTGAAGTTCGCGGTACAACAAGGCTTTTGAATCAGGAGTTTACCAGCGCGACTCTCGAAAGTGAGGTAAGAGCGGTTCCTTTTCCTGTAGTTCACCTGGCGACTCATGGCCAGTTTAGCTCCAATTTCCAAAACACATTTATTCTCGCTTGGGATGGCCCGATCAACGTCAAGCAGTTGGATGAATTACTCCGAAGCAAAAATCCGCGTATACCCAGACCGATTGAATTACTTGTTCTCAGTGCTTGCGAGACAGCAACTGGAGATAAAAGAGCGGCTTTAGGGCTTGCTGGGGTAGCGGTTAGGGCGGGAGCAAGCAGCACTCTGGCAACGCTGTGGAGGGTGAGCGATTCGTCTACTGCGGCTCTGATGACTGAATTTTATCAAAAGTTAGCTAATCCCGGCATAAGTAAAGCAGAGGCACTTCGCAGCGCCCAGATTAGTCTGTTGCAGAACCGCAATTTCAGGAATCCTTATTTCTGGGCACCTTATGTTTTGGTAGGAAATTGGCTGTGA
- a CDS encoding DUF5340 domain-containing protein, with product MEPIPVPSPVHYELILQLLERQTMFAASQKPELKEKVHQLIITLRKAVAIQKQIEETCERANLPMEHRWSLNHVSSQSAESPKLGNPDLNSRPDRLKLQQGPP from the coding sequence ATGGAACCAATTCCTGTTCCCTCTCCAGTACATTACGAACTTATACTCCAACTGCTAGAACGGCAAACAATGTTCGCAGCATCCCAAAAGCCAGAGCTAAAGGAGAAAGTTCACCAGCTGATTATAACTCTGCGTAAAGCGGTCGCTATACAGAAGCAAATTGAAGAAACTTGCGAACGAGCTAATTTGCCGATGGAGCATCGCTGGTCGCTCAATCATGTAAGTTCCCAATCAGCTGAATCGCCCAAGTTGGGTAACCCAGATCTGAACTCTCGTCCAGATCGTCTCAAGCTCCAGCAAGGGCCACCGTAA
- the trpC gene encoding indole-3-glycerol phosphate synthase TrpC — protein MQIRRRPPNRAVAVQELRYQVAMPDAAPNNILEEIVWHKETEVAQMRERAPLGELQRKIASSPPTRDFVAALLGAAKKPALIAEVKKASPSKGVIREDFDPVALAQIYQQAGANCISVLTDAKFFQGSFENLERIRAAVDLPLLCKDFVIYPYQIYQARIKGADAVLLIAAILSDKDLQYFVKIANVLSMTALIEVHTLEELDRVLGLEKVTLVGINNRNLKDFSVDLQTTCEILEARGNQLQERGILVVSESGLHTSADLRLVAQAGAGAVLIGESLVKQPDPASAIAELFVSELPE, from the coding sequence ATGCAAATCCGCCGCCGTCCCCCTAATCGCGCAGTAGCCGTACAGGAATTGCGCTATCAAGTTGCCATGCCAGATGCTGCACCAAATAATATTTTGGAGGAAATTGTCTGGCACAAAGAAACTGAAGTTGCCCAAATGCGGGAACGCGCACCCTTGGGTGAGTTGCAGCGGAAAATAGCTTCTTCGCCCCCAACCCGCGATTTTGTGGCAGCTTTGTTGGGGGCAGCTAAAAAACCAGCCCTCATTGCCGAAGTCAAAAAGGCATCTCCCAGTAAAGGCGTCATCCGTGAAGATTTCGATCCCGTAGCTCTAGCTCAAATATACCAGCAAGCCGGTGCTAACTGTATCTCCGTTTTAACAGACGCCAAATTCTTTCAAGGTAGCTTTGAGAACCTGGAACGCATCCGTGCTGCCGTTGACTTGCCCTTGCTGTGCAAAGACTTCGTAATATATCCTTACCAGATTTATCAAGCCCGCATCAAAGGTGCCGATGCCGTCCTGCTGATCGCTGCCATACTCTCAGATAAAGATCTACAGTACTTTGTTAAAATCGCCAATGTCTTAAGTATGACCGCCTTGATCGAAGTGCATACCCTCGAAGAACTAGACCGCGTGTTAGGCTTAGAAAAAGTTACTCTAGTTGGGATTAACAATCGCAACTTGAAAGATTTTTCTGTCGATCTGCAAACAACCTGCGAGATCCTAGAAGCAAGGGGGAACCAACTACAGGAACGGGGCATCCTAGTAGTTAGTGAATCGGGGCTGCATACTTCAGCCGACCTCCGCTTAGTAGCGCAAGCGGGTGCTGGTGCGGTGCTGATAGGTGAATCGCTGGTCAAGCAGCCAGATCCGGCATCTGCGATCGCAGAGCTTTTTGTTAGTGAGCTACCAGAGTGA
- the lpdA gene encoding dihydrolipoyl dehydrogenase has translation MSQGFDYDLAIVGAGVGGHGAALHAVSCGLKTAIVEAGQMGGTCINRGCIPSKALLAASGRVRELRNAHHLKSLGINVGSVEFDRSAIANHADNIVSKLRGDMTNSLKRLGVDIIQGWGKMAGPQKITVATEAGEKTITAKDIIIAPGSVPWVPPGIEIDGKTVFTSDDALKLESLPPWVAIVGSGYIGLEFSDIYSALGCEITIIEALPELMPGFDRDIAKIAERILIAPRDIETKVGVLAKKVTPGSPVVIELADAKTKEVVEVLEVDACLVATGRIPFTQNMGLESVGVETDKRGFIPVNDKMAVLSAGEPVAHLWAIGDATGKMMLAHAASAQGIAAVENICGRDRTPDYRSIPAAAFTHPEISFVGMTEAAAKELGSAEGFEVASVKSYFKGNSKAIAEVETEGLAKVIYRKDTGELLGVHIIGLHASDLIHEAAAAIASRQSVHQLAYLVHAHPTLSEVLDEAYKRGARE, from the coding sequence GTGAGTCAGGGATTTGATTACGACCTCGCGATCGTGGGTGCTGGGGTGGGCGGACACGGTGCCGCCCTCCATGCGGTCAGCTGCGGCTTGAAGACTGCGATCGTGGAAGCAGGCCAAATGGGCGGAACCTGCATCAATCGCGGCTGCATCCCATCAAAGGCGCTATTGGCGGCTTCCGGTCGCGTGCGCGAGTTACGCAACGCCCATCATCTCAAATCGCTGGGGATAAATGTGGGCAGCGTGGAATTCGATCGAAGTGCGATCGCAAACCACGCCGACAACATCGTCAGCAAGCTGCGGGGCGATATGACCAACAGCCTCAAACGCTTGGGCGTAGATATTATCCAAGGCTGGGGCAAAATGGCTGGGCCGCAAAAAATTACCGTTGCCACAGAAGCCGGTGAAAAAACCATTACAGCAAAAGATATAATTATTGCTCCCGGCTCGGTGCCTTGGGTTCCCCCAGGAATTGAAATTGATGGCAAAACAGTTTTCACCAGCGATGACGCCTTAAAGCTGGAATCGCTGCCTCCTTGGGTGGCAATTGTTGGTAGCGGCTACATCGGTTTAGAGTTTTCCGATATTTACTCAGCGTTGGGTTGCGAAATTACCATAATTGAAGCGCTACCAGAACTAATGCCGGGATTTGACCGGGATATTGCCAAAATCGCCGAACGAATCCTCATCGCGCCCCGCGACATCGAAACAAAAGTGGGTGTCCTGGCAAAGAAAGTCACTCCAGGATCGCCTGTGGTTATTGAGTTAGCCGATGCTAAAACTAAGGAAGTCGTAGAAGTTTTGGAAGTAGACGCTTGTCTGGTGGCGACTGGTCGCATTCCCTTCACCCAAAATATGGGCTTGGAATCTGTCGGCGTCGAGACAGACAAACGAGGATTTATACCCGTAAATGACAAGATGGCAGTGCTATCCGCAGGCGAACCAGTAGCTCACCTGTGGGCAATTGGAGATGCAACTGGCAAAATGATGCTAGCTCACGCAGCTTCTGCCCAAGGCATTGCAGCAGTAGAAAATATCTGCGGACGCGATCGCACCCCAGACTATCGCAGCATCCCCGCAGCCGCCTTTACCCACCCGGAAATCAGCTTTGTGGGTATGACTGAAGCAGCAGCTAAAGAATTGGGATCTGCCGAAGGATTTGAGGTCGCCTCAGTAAAAAGTTACTTCAAAGGTAACTCGAAAGCGATCGCAGAAGTAGAAACAGAGGGTTTGGCAAAGGTAATCTACCGTAAAGATACAGGCGAACTCCTGGGCGTCCACATCATCGGTCTGCACGCTTCCGATTTAATCCACGAAGCAGCAGCTGCGATCGCATCTCGCCAGTCTGTCCATCAGCTAGCCTATCTCGTCCACGCCCACCCCACCCTCTCCGAAGTCCTGGATGAAGCCTACAAGAGAGGGGCAAGGGAATAG
- a CDS encoding TrmH family RNA methyltransferase produces the protein MLTSLQNPLVKQIRKLHQAKERKEQQMFLLEGTHLLTEACAVDYPLRTVCFTPAWQERYPELWQEASKRCERMELVSAEVLKALATTVQPDGVVALAPRSLTQTPPLSGPGVLLALETIQDPGNLGTTIRTAAAASAAGLWVSEDSVDLDHPKVLRASAGQWFRLPMAVSSDLKSFVRESQARGMQVVATIPNTNLTYWELDLRLPTLILLGNEGAGLSPDLVALADKQVKIPLSPGVESLNVAIAAALILYEAQRQLH, from the coding sequence ATGTTGACCAGTCTTCAAAATCCACTGGTAAAGCAAATCCGCAAACTGCATCAAGCGAAGGAGCGGAAAGAGCAGCAGATGTTTCTGTTGGAAGGAACTCACCTGCTGACAGAAGCCTGTGCTGTAGATTATCCCCTGCGGACGGTCTGTTTTACGCCAGCTTGGCAGGAACGTTATCCAGAACTTTGGCAAGAAGCAAGCAAACGCTGCGAACGGATGGAACTGGTAAGTGCAGAAGTGTTAAAGGCTCTAGCTACCACAGTTCAACCCGATGGAGTAGTAGCTCTAGCACCAAGGTCTCTTACCCAAACACCACCCCTGTCAGGCCCCGGTGTGCTGTTGGCCTTAGAAACAATCCAAGACCCCGGCAACCTCGGTACGACGATCCGCACCGCCGCCGCCGCCAGTGCCGCCGGATTGTGGGTAAGTGAAGATAGTGTAGATTTAGATCACCCAAAAGTACTCAGAGCTTCAGCAGGGCAGTGGTTCCGCCTCCCAATGGCAGTCAGTTCGGATTTAAAATCTTTCGTGCGAGAATCTCAAGCCCGTGGGATGCAAGTTGTAGCCACCATCCCCAACACCAACTTGACCTACTGGGAACTGGACTTGCGCCTGCCAACCTTGATTCTGCTAGGCAACGAAGGCGCTGGACTATCCCCAGATTTAGTAGCGTTGGCAGACAAGCAAGTGAAAATACCCCTTAGTCCAGGGGTAGAATCATTGAATGTAGCGATCGCAGCTGCTTTGATCTTGTACGAAGCACAACGACAACTTCATTAG
- the murA gene encoding UDP-N-acetylglucosamine 1-carboxyvinyltransferase: MIPTIGLTESHASPEADKSVLEIWGRSTLSGHVKISGAKNSALAIMAGALLCPEDCRLRNVPSLADVGRMGQILSALGLKLEKNGDILDIDARNIRQSQAPYELVSQLRASFFVIGPMLARLGVAKVPLPGGCAIGARPVDLHVRGLQAMGADVQIEHGVVHAYVSGSNPRLKGANIYLDYPSVGATETLMMAATLADGETIIENAAQEPEVADLANFCQAMGARIRGAGTNTIIIDGVKRLHSVDYNIIPDRIEAGTFLVAGAITHSELSVSPIVPDHLTAVISKLRAIGAKVITESPNCLRIIGAERHIATDIETLPYPGFPTDMQAQFMALLTLSEGDSVITETVFENRLRHVAELNRMGADIRIKGNHAIVRGVQMLSGAPVVATDLRASAALVLAGLAAEGKTTIKPLQHLDRGYENLVAKLQKVGARLQRLEAEGETEGDSATLNPANVAG; encoded by the coding sequence ATTATTCCTACTATCGGTTTAACAGAGAGCCATGCTTCGCCCGAAGCAGATAAATCCGTTCTAGAAATATGGGGTCGCTCCACCCTTAGCGGTCACGTCAAAATTAGCGGAGCGAAGAACTCAGCGCTGGCGATCATGGCTGGTGCCTTGCTTTGCCCGGAAGATTGCCGTCTGCGTAACGTGCCCTCCTTGGCGGATGTGGGGCGGATGGGCCAGATTCTGTCAGCTTTGGGCCTTAAATTAGAGAAAAATGGCGATATTTTAGACATTGATGCCCGGAACATCAGACAATCTCAAGCCCCCTACGAGTTGGTCAGCCAGTTACGAGCCAGTTTCTTTGTGATCGGGCCTATGCTGGCGCGTCTGGGGGTGGCTAAGGTACCGCTCCCTGGCGGTTGTGCGATCGGAGCTAGACCCGTGGATCTGCACGTCCGGGGTTTGCAAGCGATGGGGGCTGATGTTCAGATTGAGCATGGGGTAGTTCATGCTTATGTCAGCGGTAGCAATCCTCGGCTAAAAGGTGCCAACATCTACCTGGACTACCCCAGCGTGGGTGCCACGGAAACCTTGATGATGGCAGCAACCTTGGCGGATGGCGAAACCATCATTGAGAACGCCGCACAAGAGCCGGAGGTTGCCGATCTGGCTAATTTCTGTCAGGCGATGGGGGCGCGGATTCGGGGTGCTGGGACAAATACCATCATCATCGATGGGGTGAAGAGGTTGCATTCTGTGGATTACAACATTATTCCCGATCGCATTGAGGCTGGTACTTTTTTGGTAGCAGGGGCGATTACGCACTCGGAATTGAGTGTATCGCCGATCGTGCCAGACCATCTCACGGCGGTAATCTCCAAGCTCAGGGCAATTGGGGCTAAAGTAATTACCGAATCTCCTAATTGCCTGCGGATTATTGGTGCCGAAAGGCACATAGCAACGGATATCGAAACTTTACCCTATCCCGGTTTTCCAACAGATATGCAGGCGCAGTTCATGGCCTTGCTGACTTTGAGCGAGGGGGACAGCGTGATTACGGAAACGGTGTTCGAGAATCGTTTGCGCCACGTAGCGGAGTTGAATCGGATGGGGGCAGATATTCGGATCAAGGGCAATCATGCGATCGTCCGAGGCGTGCAGATGTTATCTGGGGCTCCAGTGGTGGCGACCGATTTACGGGCTTCTGCGGCTTTGGTGCTAGCAGGATTGGCCGCTGAGGGAAAAACTACCATCAAGCCATTACAGCACCTCGACCGGGGCTACGAAAACCTGGTTGCCAAGTTGCAAAAGGTGGGGGCCCGATTGCAGCGGTTAGAGGCGGAGGGAGAAACTGAGGGCGACTCAGCTACTCTCAATCCGGCAAATGTGGCTGGATAA
- a CDS encoding M48 family metallopeptidase yields MFSSKTQLIGLKADQFRHPLDLEATKALKQLPGFDLMVRNLLGPLAEQFFYLENIAASVLVGEKQLPHLHQMLLEACRVLDLEPPQMYVRQHPMPNAYTFAMRGKQPFVVLHTSLIELLTPEEIQAVIAHELGHLKCEHGVYLTIANIIILAAGQLPSWGGLIAQSLQGQMLQWVRCAEFTCDRAALLAIQDSRVVSSLLMKLAGGSPTLAPQLNLDAFLGQARAYDDISSSQLGEMLKEAQTATLTHPVPVLRAREIDRWASSKDYQNLLQNSGKQGYDSKASPKGGWRNW; encoded by the coding sequence ATGTTCTCCTCAAAAACACAGTTAATCGGTCTGAAGGCAGACCAATTTCGTCATCCCCTGGACTTAGAAGCAACCAAGGCACTCAAGCAGTTGCCTGGTTTTGACCTAATGGTGCGGAATCTGCTTGGGCCCTTGGCCGAACAGTTTTTTTACTTAGAAAATATTGCGGCTAGCGTTTTGGTGGGGGAGAAGCAATTGCCCCACTTGCACCAGATGCTGCTAGAAGCTTGTCGGGTGTTAGATTTGGAACCCCCCCAGATGTATGTGCGGCAGCATCCGATGCCGAATGCTTACACTTTTGCGATGCGGGGGAAGCAGCCTTTTGTGGTGCTGCATACTTCTCTGATTGAGTTGCTGACGCCGGAGGAGATTCAGGCGGTGATTGCCCATGAGTTGGGGCATCTGAAGTGCGAACACGGGGTTTATCTGACGATCGCAAATATCATCATTCTGGCAGCGGGTCAATTACCTTCTTGGGGTGGTTTGATTGCCCAATCGCTACAGGGACAAATGTTGCAGTGGGTAAGATGTGCTGAGTTTACTTGCGATCGCGCGGCGCTGCTGGCCATCCAAGATTCTAGAGTGGTGAGTTCGCTGCTGATGAAGTTGGCTGGTGGTTCGCCGACTTTGGCACCTCAACTGAACCTGGATGCGTTTCTAGGCCAGGCACGGGCTTATGATGATATTAGTAGCAGCCAATTGGGGGAAATGCTCAAGGAGGCGCAGACGGCAACTCTGACTCATCCTGTGCCGGTACTGCGGGCTAGAGAGATCGATCGCTGGGCTAGCAGCAAAGATTATCAAAACCTCTTGCAAAATAGTGGGAAGCAAGGTTATGATAGTAAAGCTTCACCCAAGGGCGGGTGGCGGAATTGGTAG
- the dndE gene encoding DNA sulfur modification protein DndE, with the protein MEPPTNRILLSQTAKDQLLKLRRFTKIDQWNILCRWAFCRSLAEPSIPSPVPIPADSNVEMSWRVFGGEMSDILLLALKQRCHNDGLGCDKEILANQFRLHLHRGIGYLAGDPNIKKIEELITIALPSQNNQPIAK; encoded by the coding sequence ATGGAACCACCAACCAACCGAATTCTACTCTCCCAAACAGCAAAAGACCAACTCCTCAAACTCAGACGCTTCACCAAAATCGACCAGTGGAACATCCTATGTCGCTGGGCCTTTTGTCGTTCCCTCGCCGAACCATCCATCCCTTCCCCCGTACCCATCCCCGCCGACAGCAACGTCGAAATGTCATGGCGCGTCTTCGGTGGCGAAATGTCTGATATACTATTACTAGCCCTCAAGCAACGCTGCCACAACGACGGTTTGGGATGCGACAAAGAAATCCTCGCCAACCAATTTCGCCTCCACCTCCATCGAGGCATCGGTTACTTAGCAGGCGACCCGAATATTAAAAAGATAGAAGAGTTAATTACGATCGCACTCCCATCTCAAAATAATCAACCCATAGCCAAATAA
- a CDS encoding GxxExxY protein, giving the protein MNTDEHRWELNRITEKIIGCAFTVSNTLGCGFLEKVYENALVHELRKAGLRVHPQYPIKVYYDGIVVGEFAADLLVEQCVLVELKAIRTMTEKDQAQCLNYIKATNLPLCLLINFGNPKVEIKRIAGNL; this is encoded by the coding sequence ATGAACACAGATGAACACAGATGGGAATTGAATCGGATTACGGAGAAGATTATAGGTTGTGCGTTCACAGTGTCGAATACCTTGGGATGCGGTTTCTTGGAGAAAGTTTATGAAAATGCTTTGGTACATGAATTACGTAAAGCAGGGTTGCGAGTTCACCCGCAGTACCCAATAAAAGTTTATTATGATGGGATTGTCGTAGGAGAGTTCGCAGCTGATTTGCTGGTAGAACAGTGTGTGCTAGTAGAACTCAAAGCAATCAGAACTATGACCGAAAAAGATCAAGCTCAATGCCTAAACTACATCAAAGCTACCAACCTACCCCTCTGCCTACTCATTAACTTCGGCAACCCCAAAGTCGAAATCAAACGTATCGCCGGAAACCTTTAA